In Rhizobium sp. ZPR4, a genomic segment contains:
- a CDS encoding heavy metal translocating P-type ATPase, whose product MAPHDEHDHGHHGHGHHHHDDVSTQDVMTRDPVCGMTVDPNAGKPSLDYHGRTFHFCSNGCRAKFEAAPEDYLTAKDPVCGMTVDRATAHHFLKHEGEKFYFCSSGCKAKFEADPTSYLEGNKPAPKPMPKGTLYTCPMHPEVVSDHPGDCPKCGMALEPMGVPAADEGPNPELADFTRRLWISAALSLPLLAISMGPMIGLPIRDWIGEPIATWIELILATPVVLWAALPFFRRAWNSLVNRSPNMWTLIGLGVGTAYVYSVVATLAPGLFPMSFRGHGESVPVYFEAASVIVALVFVGQVLELKARERTGSAIRALLDLAPKTARRIDAKGGELDVPVDEIQAGDRLRVRPGERVPVDGSVIEGQSTIDESMITGEPLPVEKDKGDAVTGGTINRNGTFIMQAEKVGADTTLSRIVELVAKAQRSRAPIQTMVDRVSAIFVPAVVAAAIIAFAVWAFVGPEPRLAHALLAAVAVLIIACPCALGLATPMSIMIATGRGAHEGVLVRDAEALERFAKVDTLIVDKTGTLTEGKPNLTNIIAVTGIDEARLLSLAASLERGSEHPLAEAIVAGAEERGAHFVEISGFSAVTGKGVEGRIGETAIALGNAAMMADLAVSTDALKAETERLRGEGKTVMFVAIDRKLAGLVAVADRIKPTTAAAIKALHESGLTIVMATGDNGKTAAAVARELGIDEVRADMLPEGKKALIDELRAKGHVIAMAGDGVNDAPALAAADVGIAMGTGADVAMESAGITLVKGDLNGIVRARHLSEATIRNIKQNLAFAFGYNALGVPLAAGVLYPVFGLLLSPMIAAAAMSLSSVSVIANALRLRLAK is encoded by the coding sequence ATGGCACCGCACGACGAACACGATCACGGCCATCATGGCCACGGTCATCACCATCATGATGACGTCAGCACGCAGGATGTGATGACCCGCGATCCCGTCTGCGGCATGACCGTCGATCCGAACGCGGGTAAGCCGTCGCTGGATTATCACGGCCGCACGTTTCACTTCTGCAGCAACGGCTGTCGTGCAAAGTTCGAGGCTGCGCCGGAAGATTACCTCACCGCAAAGGACCCGGTCTGCGGCATGACGGTCGACCGCGCCACGGCCCACCACTTTCTGAAGCACGAGGGCGAGAAATTCTACTTCTGCTCCTCCGGCTGCAAGGCGAAGTTCGAGGCGGATCCGACCTCCTATCTCGAAGGTAACAAGCCCGCGCCGAAACCGATGCCGAAAGGCACGCTCTATACCTGCCCGATGCACCCGGAGGTCGTCAGCGACCATCCGGGCGATTGCCCGAAATGCGGCATGGCGCTGGAACCGATGGGTGTCCCCGCCGCCGATGAAGGTCCGAACCCGGAACTGGCCGATTTCACGCGCAGGCTCTGGATCAGCGCCGCGCTGTCCTTGCCGCTGCTTGCCATCAGCATGGGTCCGATGATCGGCCTGCCCATCCGCGACTGGATCGGCGAGCCGATTGCCACATGGATCGAACTTATCCTCGCGACCCCGGTCGTGCTGTGGGCAGCACTACCCTTCTTCCGCCGTGCCTGGAATTCGCTCGTCAATCGCAGCCCCAACATGTGGACGCTGATCGGCCTCGGCGTCGGCACCGCCTATGTCTATAGCGTCGTCGCCACGCTTGCCCCCGGCCTCTTCCCCATGAGCTTTAGGGGGCATGGCGAGAGCGTTCCCGTCTATTTCGAGGCGGCTTCCGTCATCGTCGCGCTGGTCTTCGTCGGCCAGGTGCTGGAACTGAAGGCTCGCGAACGCACCGGCTCGGCCATCCGTGCGCTGCTCGACCTCGCGCCGAAAACGGCACGGCGGATCGACGCCAAAGGCGGCGAACTCGATGTGCCCGTCGATGAGATCCAGGCCGGAGACCGGCTGCGCGTGCGCCCCGGCGAGCGTGTTCCGGTAGACGGCTCTGTCATCGAAGGCCAATCCACCATCGATGAATCGATGATCACGGGTGAACCCTTGCCCGTCGAAAAGGACAAGGGCGATGCGGTGACAGGCGGCACGATCAACCGCAACGGCACCTTCATCATGCAGGCCGAAAAGGTCGGGGCCGATACGACGCTCTCGCGTATCGTCGAACTCGTTGCCAAGGCGCAGCGCTCGCGCGCGCCGATCCAGACGATGGTCGACCGCGTCTCCGCCATCTTCGTGCCCGCCGTCGTCGCCGCCGCCATCATCGCCTTTGCCGTATGGGCCTTCGTCGGGCCGGAGCCGCGGCTCGCCCATGCGCTGCTTGCAGCCGTCGCGGTACTGATCATCGCCTGCCCTTGTGCCCTCGGCCTGGCAACGCCGATGTCCATCATGATTGCCACGGGCAGAGGCGCACATGAGGGCGTGCTGGTGCGTGACGCGGAAGCACTGGAACGCTTTGCAAAGGTGGACACGCTGATCGTCGACAAAACAGGCACGCTGACCGAAGGCAAGCCGAACCTGACCAACATCATCGCTGTAACAGGCATTGACGAGGCACGCCTGCTTTCGCTCGCCGCCAGCCTGGAGCGCGGCTCCGAACACCCGCTCGCCGAAGCGATCGTTGCCGGCGCCGAGGAACGCGGCGCGCATTTCGTCGAAATCTCCGGCTTCTCGGCTGTGACAGGCAAGGGCGTGGAAGGTCGCATCGGCGAAACCGCGATCGCGCTAGGCAATGCTGCGATGATGGCCGATCTTGCCGTCTCGACCGACGCATTGAAGGCCGAGACCGAGCGCCTGCGCGGCGAGGGCAAGACCGTCATGTTCGTCGCCATAGACCGAAAGCTCGCCGGCCTGGTCGCCGTCGCCGACCGGATCAAGCCGACCACGGCAGCAGCCATCAAGGCGCTGCACGAAAGCGGCCTCACGATCGTCATGGCGACCGGCGACAATGGCAAGACTGCGGCTGCCGTCGCGAGAGAACTTGGGATCGACGAAGTGCGCGCCGACATGCTGCCGGAAGGCAAGAAAGCGCTGATCGACGAGCTGCGAGCCAAAGGCCACGTCATTGCCATGGCCGGCGACGGCGTCAACGACGCGCCCGCGCTTGCCGCCGCCGATGTCGGCATCGCCATGGGCACGGGCGCCGATGTCGCAATGGAAAGCGCGGGGATCACGCTGGTGAAGGGCGATCTCAACGGCATCGTGCGGGCACGCCATCTCTCGGAAGCGACCATCCGCAACATCAAGCAGAACCTTGCCTTCGCCTTCGGCTACAATGCGCTCGGCGTGCCGCTCGCAGCCGGCGTACTCTATCCGGTCTTCGGCCTGCTTCTATCCCCGATGATCGCCGCAGCCGCGATGAGCCTGTCATCGGTCTCGGTCATCGCCAATGCGCTCAGGCTGCGGCTGGCGAAGTAG